A DNA window from Paenibacillus andongensis contains the following coding sequences:
- the rlmD gene encoding 23S rRNA (uracil(1939)-C(5))-methyltransferase RlmD, translating to MAGLPVQIGQQYEAEIIGISHDGEGVGRVNGFTLFVAGALPGERALVRVGHLKKQYGYAALVEVLEVSPDRVKPDCGIYEECGGCQLQHLSYEAQLRVKRQQVVDNLQRIGKLQVRSSSSDEEGIVVHPTLGMTDPWRYRNKAQVPFGEEQGGLIGGFYAQGSHRIINMDECLIQHESNDEVVARVKEIGARLGIRAYNEERNDGLLRHVVVKVGFRTGEIMVVLVTNGVEIPRVAEWVAGIRAALPGVKSICHNINVKQTNVIFGDETRVLWGSEVIYDYIGDVKFAISARSFYQVNPVQTEVLYGKALEYAALTGGETVVDAYCGIGTISLFLAQKAGQVYGVEIVEEAIADARKNAELNGMTNVHFEAGPAEVVLPEWTRQGVRPDVIVVDPPRKGCDPALLATILELQPRRVVYVSCSASTLARDLRVLVDGGYGVAEVTPVDMFPHTVHVECVALLVRNETDAEKPY from the coding sequence ATGGCCGGTCTGCCGGTGCAGATTGGGCAGCAATATGAGGCTGAGATCATTGGGATCAGCCATGATGGCGAAGGGGTGGGCCGTGTGAACGGCTTTACCCTTTTTGTCGCTGGTGCGCTGCCTGGTGAGCGTGCGCTTGTGCGGGTGGGGCATTTGAAGAAGCAGTATGGTTATGCTGCGCTTGTGGAAGTTCTGGAAGTGAGTCCGGATCGGGTTAAGCCGGATTGTGGGATATATGAGGAATGCGGCGGCTGTCAGCTGCAGCACCTTAGTTATGAGGCGCAGCTTCGCGTGAAGCGCCAGCAGGTTGTGGATAATTTGCAGCGGATTGGGAAGCTGCAGGTTAGATCTTCCTCTTCAGATGAGGAAGGTATTGTTGTTCATCCCACGCTGGGGATGACCGATCCATGGAGGTATCGGAACAAGGCTCAGGTTCCTTTTGGGGAAGAGCAGGGCGGACTCATCGGAGGATTTTATGCGCAGGGAAGCCATCGCATCATCAATATGGATGAGTGTTTGATCCAACATGAGTCGAACGACGAAGTCGTCGCTCGTGTGAAAGAGATCGGCGCGCGGCTCGGCATTCGCGCTTATAATGAAGAGCGTAATGACGGACTGCTGCGCCACGTCGTCGTCAAAGTCGGCTTCCGCACGGGTGAGATCATGGTTGTTTTGGTGACCAATGGTGTGGAAATTCCTCGTGTCGCCGAGTGGGTCGCGGGCATTAGGGCTGCACTGCCCGGTGTGAAGAGCATTTGCCATAACATTAATGTGAAACAGACCAATGTTATTTTTGGGGATGAGACTCGCGTCCTGTGGGGCAGCGAAGTCATCTATGACTATATCGGCGATGTGAAATTTGCAATTTCCGCGCGATCGTTCTATCAAGTGAACCCCGTCCAGACGGAAGTCTTGTACGGGAAGGCACTGGAGTACGCCGCGCTGACTGGCGGCGAGACTGTGGTCGATGCCTATTGCGGCATCGGAACGATCTCCCTGTTCCTCGCTCAGAAGGCGGGACAGGTGTACGGGGTTGAGATCGTCGAGGAGGCGATCGCCGATGCACGGAAGAATGCCGAGTTAAACGGCATGACGAACGTGCACTTCGAGGCAGGCCCAGCGGAAGTGGTCCTCCCCGAGTGGACACGTCAGGGCGTCCGGCCCGACGTGATCGTAGTGGACCCGCCGCGCAAGGGCTGCGATCCGGCGCTGCTCGCGACGATCCTCGAGCTGCAGCCGCGGCGCGTCGTCTACGTGTCGTGCAGCGCATCGACACTCGCGCGCGACTTGCGCGTACTGGTCGATGGCGGGTACGGCGTCGCGGAGGTGACGCCGGTGGATATGTTTCCGCATACGGTGCATGTGGAGTGCGTGGCGCTGCTTGTACGAAATGAAACAGATGCTGAAAAGCCTTATTAA
- a CDS encoding tyrosine-type recombinase/integrase: MASLEKRGKNSWRLTVSIGRDATGKYIRHGKTVHCRTKKEAELELSKFEIEVHAGAYIAPEKLTLHAFVDEWRDKYALQELEIKTFSIYIRILNKRILPAIGHLRLDQVKPLHIASLISELGKEGHRQDGKDGKLSSGTIQYVYRVLKNVFSRAVEWRVIKSNPVADVKSPKVVYKESQVYDEDEIQLLFEALEKEAYHWRMMITLALTTGLRRGELVGLEWKNVDLEQGTIYVKQSISDFINGNPVIKEPKTKKSTRKINLSDAVWEELREYHDYCKQLWVELEKTRDNDHFFVFFNQYGRAFYPESPYLWFRGFLKKQNLKYIKFHDLRHTSATLLINQGVHAKIISERLGHANITTTMNIYGHVLSKADKEAANKFDLIIPFKNRKEA, from the coding sequence ATGGCGAGTTTAGAAAAAAGAGGTAAGAATTCATGGAGATTGACCGTTAGCATTGGAAGAGATGCAACAGGTAAATATATACGTCACGGTAAAACCGTTCATTGCCGAACTAAAAAGGAGGCTGAACTTGAACTTTCCAAATTTGAGATTGAAGTCCATGCCGGAGCTTACATTGCTCCTGAAAAATTGACGTTGCATGCTTTTGTGGATGAGTGGAGGGACAAGTATGCATTGCAGGAACTTGAAATAAAGACATTTTCCATATACATCAGAATTTTAAACAAACGAATTCTTCCAGCTATTGGACATTTACGATTAGATCAAGTGAAACCCTTGCATATCGCTTCCTTAATAAGCGAATTAGGCAAAGAAGGCCACAGACAGGACGGAAAGGATGGAAAGCTTTCATCTGGAACCATTCAGTACGTTTACCGTGTGTTGAAAAATGTCTTCTCAAGAGCAGTCGAGTGGAGAGTTATTAAATCTAATCCTGTTGCCGATGTAAAATCGCCTAAAGTCGTGTATAAGGAAAGTCAAGTATACGATGAAGATGAAATTCAATTATTATTTGAGGCATTAGAAAAAGAAGCTTATCATTGGCGCATGATGATCACTCTTGCTTTAACCACTGGTCTTCGCCGCGGCGAATTAGTTGGCCTAGAATGGAAAAATGTTGATTTGGAACAAGGCACAATTTATGTTAAACAGAGCATTTCAGATTTCATAAATGGCAATCCCGTTATTAAGGAACCGAAGACGAAAAAGTCTACGCGAAAGATCAACCTCTCTGATGCAGTATGGGAAGAATTGAGAGAATATCACGATTACTGCAAGCAGTTATGGGTTGAATTGGAGAAGACCAGAGATAACGATCATTTCTTTGTTTTCTTTAATCAGTATGGAAGAGCATTCTATCCGGAAAGCCCTTATCTGTGGTTTCGCGGGTTTTTAAAGAAGCAAAATTTAAAGTACATCAAATTCCATGATTTACGTCATACTTCCGCCACCTTATTAATCAACCAAGGTGTTCATGCCAAAATCATTTCCGAACGTCTGGGACATGCCAACATCACGACAACGATGAACATCTATGGGCATGTTTTATCAAAGGCTGATAAAGAAGCTGCCAATAAGTTCGATCTGATCATTCCATTTAAAAATCGCAAAGAAGCATAA
- a CDS encoding AAA family ATPase, producing the protein MNYWIFQGNPKQFDIDTYVSENQRISWDIRQKHYKDEIAIHDPVFLWRSDGAKKNSGGIIGWCKVAAKPYFDETRECWRVELQILEHRVIPDDGMLLRHELRDLPETADLPIFKMNQATNYKILESEYETLLQLWNSPSQLSEQSNLPLLEKYLLAFRNQAAKWFDNCNFLKGNFEFFNTFKDRNYLKTIEWEDIQRLGDHINAFGMALAKKRALGNINEPIEKYRSSFLYLLYGEDPIEERIERFTTDDKYKLFGFGESVASEIIGNVFPDQFCFYNQRDKVAVENVLQLKPDYAKGDSTALKFLKFQACLQEHEIVNKYLKIVGKQTDLPIFLEIDQFFSFLFVKYGKKETPLKQTEGEAQYWVLAAGEDAHRWNDFHENGIIAVNWDEIGDLQQFQTKQEIADRLKEVNGLDHNPSNDALANYQFLYEMKVGDYVFIKKGIRSIIAFGQITSEYRFDLSRSDYKSVRSALWLKSGNWNLPSDSKLALKTLTNLTPYEDFIETVLNLMGESKPLDGVVENEEDPVEDEQTLEPYGLDQLTQEVFISAEQIEEIRLALEIKKNIILQGPPGVGKTYVAKRLAYYHNGAKDDSRIAMIQFHQSYAYEDFIQGYKPVGNGGFGLKNGLFYEFCDRAMKDPDHNYYMIIDEINRGNLSKIFGEVMMLIEADKRSRAYAVKLTYSEDHEVFYIPRNLYFIGTMNTADRSLALVDYALRRRFAFISIESAYHTLQFKEHLLGKGISQGFIDRIVSAMNDINREILNDKVSLGKGYEIGHSYFCPMANVQDEETWYKHILKMEVEPLLREYWFDDEDKVRGLLERA; encoded by the coding sequence ATGAATTATTGGATTTTTCAAGGTAACCCGAAACAATTTGATATAGACACTTATGTATCAGAAAACCAAAGAATCAGTTGGGACATAAGACAAAAACATTATAAAGATGAAATTGCCATCCATGACCCTGTTTTTTTATGGAGATCAGACGGAGCAAAGAAGAATTCTGGAGGAATCATTGGCTGGTGTAAGGTAGCCGCTAAGCCATATTTCGATGAGACTAGGGAATGTTGGAGAGTTGAACTTCAAATACTTGAACACCGTGTAATACCGGACGATGGCATGTTATTGCGGCATGAACTCAGAGATTTACCCGAAACCGCGGACTTACCTATTTTTAAAATGAATCAGGCTACCAACTACAAAATCTTAGAAAGTGAATATGAAACATTGCTGCAGCTTTGGAATTCGCCGAGTCAATTATCGGAGCAGTCGAATTTACCACTTCTAGAGAAATATTTATTGGCATTTAGAAACCAAGCGGCTAAATGGTTTGACAACTGCAATTTTCTCAAAGGGAACTTTGAATTCTTTAATACATTCAAAGATCGAAACTATTTAAAGACCATTGAATGGGAGGATATTCAGCGACTTGGTGATCATATAAATGCCTTTGGTATGGCGCTTGCCAAAAAGAGGGCGCTTGGAAACATTAACGAGCCAATTGAAAAGTATCGAAGCAGTTTCTTATATCTGCTCTACGGTGAAGATCCGATCGAAGAACGAATCGAGCGCTTTACTACTGATGATAAATATAAATTATTTGGTTTTGGTGAAAGTGTCGCAAGTGAAATAATTGGAAACGTGTTTCCTGACCAATTTTGCTTTTATAACCAGCGAGATAAAGTGGCAGTCGAAAATGTTTTGCAATTGAAGCCCGATTATGCCAAAGGAGATTCCACGGCACTTAAGTTCCTTAAATTCCAAGCATGTCTTCAGGAGCATGAAATAGTAAATAAGTATCTGAAGATAGTAGGAAAGCAGACGGACCTTCCTATATTTTTGGAAATTGATCAATTTTTCAGCTTCCTCTTTGTGAAGTATGGAAAAAAGGAGACTCCACTAAAGCAAACTGAAGGGGAAGCACAGTATTGGGTTCTTGCTGCCGGTGAAGATGCGCATCGGTGGAACGACTTCCACGAGAATGGAATCATCGCGGTAAACTGGGATGAGATTGGTGATTTACAGCAATTTCAGACCAAACAAGAAATTGCAGATAGATTGAAAGAAGTAAATGGACTCGATCATAATCCGAGCAACGATGCATTGGCAAATTATCAATTTTTATATGAGATGAAAGTTGGAGATTATGTTTTTATTAAAAAAGGTATCCGGTCCATTATTGCGTTTGGTCAAATAACGTCCGAATATCGATTTGACCTTTCACGCTCTGACTATAAATCGGTCAGGTCCGCACTTTGGCTGAAGAGTGGAAATTGGAATCTTCCATCTGATTCTAAGCTCGCCTTAAAGACCCTTACGAATTTGACTCCTTACGAAGATTTTATAGAAACAGTTCTTAATTTAATGGGGGAAAGCAAGCCTCTTGATGGAGTTGTTGAGAACGAAGAAGATCCAGTTGAAGATGAACAGACCTTGGAACCCTATGGGCTTGATCAACTGACACAGGAAGTATTTATTTCTGCAGAACAGATTGAGGAGATTCGATTAGCTTTAGAGATTAAGAAAAATATTATTTTACAGGGACCTCCAGGAGTCGGTAAAACATACGTTGCAAAACGTCTTGCCTACTATCATAATGGTGCGAAAGATGATAGTCGCATTGCAATGATCCAATTTCATCAATCCTATGCATATGAGGATTTCATTCAAGGCTATAAGCCAGTAGGCAACGGAGGTTTTGGCCTTAAAAATGGGCTGTTTTATGAGTTCTGTGATCGTGCAATGAAGGATCCTGACCATAACTATTACATGATTATTGATGAGATTAACCGAGGTAATCTGTCAAAAATTTTCGGCGAAGTCATGATGTTGATTGAAGCCGACAAACGATCTAGGGCTTATGCTGTCAAATTGACGTATTCGGAAGACCATGAGGTCTTTTATATACCTAGAAATCTTTACTTCATTGGAACTATGAATACGGCTGATCGATCACTTGCGCTAGTGGATTATGCTTTAAGGAGAAGATTCGCCTTTATTTCCATCGAGTCAGCTTATCATACACTGCAATTTAAAGAACATCTTCTAGGTAAGGGCATTAGCCAAGGTTTTATCGACCGAATCGTATCTGCCATGAACGACATCAATCGTGAAATTTTAAATGATAAAGTGAGCTTAGGTAAAGGCTACGAGATTGGGCACAGTTACTTCTGTCCAATGGCTAATGTTCAAGATGAAGAGACCTGGTACAAGCATATTCTAAAAATGGAAGTGGAGCCGCTGCTACGGGAGTACTGGTTTGATGATGAAGATAAAGTGAGGGGTTTGCTTGAACGAGCCTAA
- the mcrC gene encoding 5-methylcytosine-specific restriction endonuclease system specificity protein McrC produces MNEPNKIPIRNLYYMLCYAWDRLKEKDEVTINQEEDKDIYHLLTRILIIRLTALMKKGFYREYKPFHEESSTLRGKIDFPQSIRELSFHRSKMVITYDELSPNILHNQIIKSTLYALLKTRDLSESYRDQIMMVYPYLGEVSLLKLDYKLFQRVTLQRSNMHYGFILNICKLLYQGLLINEDDGNYRFIDFERNHYKMAELFEEFVRNFYRKELLTYKVSRDIIQWEVDDNDHSYLPVMKTDISLESESVKWIIDTKYSIETLSRHYDTEKVKSANLYQLYAYLRNYERKLPQNKLLKGMLLYPKVDQSVDLTYRVSGHEVKVCTVDLSKNWRSIHEKLLEIIV; encoded by the coding sequence TTGAACGAGCCTAACAAAATTCCAATTCGCAACCTTTACTATATGCTTTGCTATGCCTGGGATCGGCTAAAAGAGAAGGACGAAGTCACGATAAATCAAGAAGAGGATAAGGACATCTATCATCTTCTAACCAGAATTTTAATTATAAGATTAACTGCGTTAATGAAAAAGGGATTTTACCGTGAGTATAAACCATTTCATGAAGAGTCATCTACATTGAGAGGGAAAATTGATTTCCCCCAATCGATTCGAGAATTATCCTTTCATCGTAGCAAAATGGTAATCACATATGATGAACTAAGCCCTAATATTCTGCATAACCAAATTATCAAATCAACACTCTACGCGTTACTTAAGACAAGGGACTTAAGTGAGTCCTATCGTGACCAAATTATGATGGTATATCCATATTTGGGTGAAGTTTCGCTTCTAAAACTAGATTACAAATTGTTTCAGAGGGTAACTCTTCAGCGCAGCAACATGCACTATGGATTTATTCTAAATATATGTAAGCTATTGTATCAGGGACTGTTAATCAATGAAGACGACGGCAACTATCGATTTATTGACTTTGAACGGAACCATTATAAGATGGCCGAGTTATTCGAAGAATTTGTCCGGAATTTTTATAGAAAAGAATTGCTAACCTACAAGGTATCGAGGGACATCATTCAATGGGAGGTGGATGACAATGATCACTCGTACTTACCTGTAATGAAGACAGATATTTCTTTGGAAAGCGAGAGCGTCAAGTGGATTATCGATACTAAATACTCCATAGAAACTTTATCTCGGCACTACGACACGGAAAAGGTTAAGAGTGCTAATCTTTATCAGCTTTATGCGTATTTAAGAAATTATGAAAGAAAACTGCCACAAAACAAATTACTGAAAGGGATGCTGCTATATCCAAAAGTAGATCAGTCAGTAGACCTAACATATCGTGTTTCTGGGCATGAGGTTAAAGTATGTACGGTAGATCTAAGCAAAAACTGGAGATCGATTCACGAGAAGCTACTGGAGATCATTGTATAA
- a CDS encoding ParA family protein, whose translation MPKVISMLNMKGGVGKTTLTYNLAWYAAYKKMYKVLVVDLDPQSNLTQIFMGGDGYREYLESSRQSIVDIFENSSKVTTAIIHSVDEWTDGSLLHLIPARAELAKTLKNPTTKEHKLRRFLAKFKSNYDLILIDCPPTDSILSVASYLASDSLIIPVKPEKLAIIGLPLLKGSIEDFNEDNEGEYKISVSGIIFNNVEAGDIPENRISKKEVLAFAKENNWHVFDNEVRESKTYVNGIREGKPMFKDTRARGHITEEFYAVGDEFLRSVGIE comes from the coding sequence GTGCCAAAAGTTATCTCTATGCTTAATATGAAAGGCGGAGTCGGAAAGACCACCCTAACCTACAACCTAGCTTGGTATGCTGCTTATAAAAAAATGTACAAAGTATTAGTCGTCGATCTTGATCCCCAGTCGAATCTAACGCAAATTTTTATGGGGGGCGACGGATATCGGGAATATTTAGAAAGTTCTAGGCAATCTATTGTCGACATTTTTGAAAACAGCAGCAAAGTCACAACTGCTATTATTCATTCTGTTGATGAGTGGACGGACGGTAGTCTCCTACATCTAATTCCAGCGAGAGCTGAGTTAGCTAAAACTTTGAAAAATCCAACGACGAAGGAGCATAAACTGCGCCGATTTTTAGCGAAGTTTAAGAGTAATTACGACCTGATTCTGATAGATTGTCCACCGACGGACTCCATTTTATCAGTGGCCAGCTATTTGGCCAGCGATTCGTTAATTATTCCTGTAAAGCCTGAGAAATTAGCGATCATAGGACTGCCACTGCTTAAGGGAAGTATTGAGGATTTTAATGAGGACAACGAAGGAGAATACAAGATTTCCGTTTCTGGAATTATTTTTAATAATGTAGAGGCAGGAGACATACCTGAAAACCGTATTTCTAAGAAAGAGGTTTTAGCTTTTGCTAAAGAAAACAACTGGCATGTATTCGATAATGAAGTTAGAGAATCCAAAACTTATGTTAACGGTATTCGTGAAGGAAAGCCGATGTTCAAGGATACTAGGGCGCGAGGTCATATTACGGAAGAATTTTACGCTGTCGGGGACGAGTTTTTACGGAGTGTGGGTATTGAATGA
- a CDS encoding vWA domain-containing protein encodes MSSPIQMTHAWNNEYWPMGGAEKAFLLLELKGNAGSRSDRAPMNISLVMDRSGSMSGAPLAYSKKACQFVTDQMSQDDQLSMVAFDNEVNTVFAPQNMTHKDAMKQKIETIQDGGSTNLSGGLLQGIQYVVQGKVDGSVNRVLLLSDGHANEGITDRAKLQSIAKEFHSLGIGVTTMGVGDGFDEELMEGIADHGGGNFYFIEKPEDIPGIFSKELDGLLSVVAQNVQLTIQPSETTLITRVYGYKAQDDNNGLKLSMGDIFDQEVKSILLEISFFPHAFGKHEVLNIQWDYVDMTEGAKLCAIQYKIEANFTNDLNLIMNSSNPHVEKQVKIIESAMAIEHAIIAFDQGDEETGKMLLQQQADEMLLSAVQSEDAELREEAQMLYSHLENFSFSSKTRKSLHEQKYRQMKRKK; translated from the coding sequence ATGAGTTCACCTATTCAAATGACCCATGCATGGAATAATGAGTATTGGCCAATGGGAGGGGCAGAAAAAGCATTTTTGCTCCTCGAGTTAAAAGGAAATGCTGGCTCTCGCTCTGACAGAGCGCCAATGAATATATCACTAGTGATGGATCGCAGTGGATCCATGTCTGGGGCGCCGCTTGCTTACAGTAAGAAGGCTTGCCAGTTCGTAACCGATCAAATGAGCCAAGATGACCAACTCAGTATGGTTGCTTTTGATAATGAGGTAAATACGGTGTTTGCGCCACAGAATATGACTCACAAGGATGCCATGAAACAAAAGATAGAGACTATACAAGATGGTGGCAGTACCAACTTGAGCGGGGGATTGCTGCAGGGGATTCAGTATGTGGTGCAGGGAAAAGTAGACGGTAGTGTCAACAGGGTTCTATTATTATCCGACGGACATGCGAATGAAGGCATCACAGATCGGGCGAAGCTGCAGTCCATTGCAAAGGAGTTTCATAGTCTGGGGATTGGTGTAACAACAATGGGCGTTGGGGACGGGTTCGACGAGGAGCTTATGGAAGGCATTGCGGACCATGGCGGCGGAAACTTCTATTTTATTGAGAAGCCGGAAGACATCCCTGGTATATTCTCCAAAGAACTGGATGGTCTATTATCAGTTGTTGCCCAAAATGTACAGTTGACAATACAACCTTCAGAAACAACACTCATTACCCGAGTCTATGGTTATAAAGCCCAAGATGACAATAATGGACTGAAGCTGTCCATGGGAGATATTTTCGACCAAGAGGTTAAGTCAATCTTGCTTGAAATCTCGTTCTTCCCTCATGCCTTTGGTAAACACGAAGTTCTTAATATCCAATGGGACTACGTAGATATGACGGAAGGAGCAAAGCTGTGCGCGATCCAATACAAAATCGAAGCCAATTTTACGAACGATCTCAATTTGATCATGAATTCATCGAACCCCCATGTTGAAAAACAAGTCAAAATCATTGAGTCGGCCATGGCAATCGAGCATGCGATAATCGCTTTCGACCAAGGTGATGAGGAAACGGGGAAAATGCTGCTCCAACAGCAAGCGGATGAAATGCTACTATCGGCGGTACAATCTGAGGATGCAGAGCTGCGTGAGGAAGCTCAAATGCTTTATAGCCATTTGGAGAATTTCAGCTTTTCAAGCAAAACGAGAAAATCCTTGCATGAGCAGAAGTACAGGCAGATGAAAAGAAAGAAATAG
- a CDS encoding helix-turn-helix transcriptional regulator — translation MTERLIRLMRIINLIQSKPGILARELAERCETAERTIYRDLEALHAMNIPISNYGHGKGYAFISNFSMYPLDWTEQEALSFSMMPSVLEQIKPLLPEGFDSAFEKVMGVHQKEKSKRADIVQHVTDVIQMGTPAYREDGTSFLYDIIQASLSQQTIQTVYYTQSRNEESQRSIDPYYLVPRDHRFYLIGYCHSAGDIRTFRISRFRDVKLLNQSFDKGDFNLRSYMKNTWSIERGEEQIRFKVKFHADIARYVKEEELFVKPKMTPQKDGSLLFEVTVNHEREFMNWVSQYGPDAEILEPKSYREVMRQKLERWKTLYEA, via the coding sequence GTGACTGAACGATTAATTCGATTGATGCGTATTATTAATTTGATACAATCCAAACCGGGCATTTTGGCAAGGGAGTTGGCAGAACGATGCGAGACAGCGGAGAGGACCATCTATCGCGATCTTGAAGCGCTTCATGCGATGAATATCCCAATTTCGAATTACGGCCATGGCAAAGGCTATGCATTTATCAGTAATTTCTCCATGTATCCGCTAGATTGGACGGAGCAGGAAGCGTTGTCGTTCTCCATGATGCCTTCTGTTTTGGAACAAATCAAACCTTTGCTCCCGGAAGGCTTTGATTCTGCTTTTGAAAAGGTTATGGGCGTACATCAAAAGGAAAAGTCGAAAAGAGCCGATATTGTGCAGCATGTCACGGATGTCATTCAAATGGGTACACCTGCCTACCGTGAAGACGGAACTTCGTTTCTCTACGATATTATTCAGGCATCTCTCTCTCAGCAAACGATACAAACCGTTTACTATACACAGAGTCGCAATGAGGAGTCTCAAAGAAGTATCGATCCTTACTATTTGGTGCCACGGGACCACCGCTTCTACTTGATTGGCTATTGTCATTCGGCTGGTGACATTCGAACCTTCCGGATCAGCCGATTTCGTGATGTAAAGTTGCTTAATCAATCATTTGATAAAGGCGATTTTAATTTAAGATCGTACATGAAAAATACATGGTCCATCGAGCGTGGGGAAGAACAAATTAGGTTTAAAGTTAAGTTTCACGCGGATATAGCTCGTTATGTTAAGGAAGAGGAGCTTTTTGTGAAGCCGAAAATGACCCCTCAGAAGGATGGAAGTCTTTTGTTTGAAGTAACGGTCAATCATGAGCGTGAGTTTATGAATTGGGTCAGTCAATACGGTCCGGATGCGGAAATTTTGGAGCCGAAGTCTTATCGGGAAGTCATGCGGCAGAAGCTGGAGCGTTGGAAAACCTTGTACGAAGCTTGA